The nucleotide window GTTTCGTTGGCATGACCAAGGATCAGCGGCCCCCACGACGATACGAAGTCGATGTATTCGTTGCCGTCGATATCTTTGATGCGGCACCCTTTGGCGCTTTCAATGATGACCGGATTGATGCCGACGCTTTTGAAAGCCCGTACAGGAGAATTCACCCCTCCGGGAATTACCTCTTTCGCCTTCGCAAAAGCCGCTGTACTTTTTTCGTAGTTCATTGAATATCGGTGAATTATTTATTTTCTCGTATCAGAATTTCGGCCATTTGAGCCGCATGGTAAGTGATGATGATGTCGGCACCGGCTCTTTTGATAGAGGTAAGAATCTCTTTTACAATGCGTTCTTCGTCAATCCAACCGTTGGCGGCAGCAGCCTTTACCATTGAAAATTCGCCGCTCACGTTATAAGCCACGATAGGCATATTGAACGTATCTTTCACACGACGAATCACATCGAGGTAGCTCAATGCCGGTTTTACCATCACCATGTCGGCTCCTTCGATAATGTCCTGTTCCACTTCGCGCAAAGCCTCGTTCGAGTTAGCCGGATCCATCTGGTAACTTGCGCGGTTACCGAATTTCGGAGCGCTTTCGGCAGCTTCGCGGAAAGGTCCGTAAAAAGCAGAAGCATATTTAGCCGAGTAAGCCATGATGGGTACATTGTAAAAGCCGTTTTTATCCAGTTCTTCACGAATTTTACCCACGCGACCGTCCATCATATCGCTCGGAGCAATAATGTCAGCGCCGGCTTCAGCCAGTGAAACCGATTGTTTGGCCAAGGTTTCGAGAGTCAGGTCGTTATGAACGTCGCCATCGACAATGGTACCGCAGTGACCGTGAGTGGTATACTCGCAATTACAGACATCGGCCACAATCATAATATCGCTGATTTCGGCCTTGATGGCGCGAATGGCCTGTTGAACGATTCCGTTGTGTTCGCAGGCAACCAGTCCGTGTTCGTCTTTGTGCTCGGGAATACCGAACAACAATACGGATTTAATGCCCAAAGCCACCAGTTTTTTACACTCTTCCACCAACAAATCGACAGAGAGTTGAGAGTTACCCGGCATGGAAGTAATCGGATTGCTTACATTTTTACCCGGACATACGAACAGCGGCATGATCAGATCATCCACCGACACTTTGGTTTCGCGAACCATATTACGGATTGTTTCAGTGCGTCTCATTCTTCTGAGGCGCGTTTGCGGAAAGGCCATAATTTCTTTGTTTTTTAATGTTCTCAATATCGTTAAAGCTGTCGTTCGGCAGCGAAATAATTTTCAATCGCGTGTATCAGTCCTTTTTTGCCCGATGTGGTAGCTTCCACACAAGGATGAATGCCTGCTTCGAGCAGGGCTTTCGTAGTGGACGGACCGATGGAGGCGGCTTTCAAATGCGCAAAATCAACCTTATTTTGAACCTGATGCACAAAACTCTTCACGCCCGAAGGGCTGGTAAACAAAATCAGGTCGTAATTCGCGGCTGCAATGCGTTGCATCGTTCCTGTCGGCACTTTGGCCACAAACTGAGTGTGATACACATCCAGACGTTCTGCAGTCACCACCTCATTCAAACGATCTTGCAAAACATCAGGAGCCAGATTGCCTGTAACAATCAATATTTTGTCTTCTTTTCGAAGGAGAGGAATCAGATCATCGAGTAGTTCCGCCCCGGTATTTCCCTGATTGACCAAATCGGCCGAATATCCCTGTT belongs to Paludibacter jiangxiensis and includes:
- the hemB gene encoding porphobilinogen synthase yields the protein MAFPQTRLRRMRRTETIRNMVRETKVSVDDLIMPLFVCPGKNVSNPITSMPGNSQLSVDLLVEECKKLVALGIKSVLLFGIPEHKDEHGLVACEHNGIVQQAIRAIKAEISDIMIVADVCNCEYTTHGHCGTIVDGDVHNDLTLETLAKQSVSLAEAGADIIAPSDMMDGRVGKIREELDKNGFYNVPIMAYSAKYASAFYGPFREAAESAPKFGNRASYQMDPANSNEALREVEQDIIEGADMVMVKPALSYLDVIRRVKDTFNMPIVAYNVSGEFSMVKAAAANGWIDEERIVKEILTSIKRAGADIIITYHAAQMAEILIRENK
- a CDS encoding uroporphyrinogen-III synthase: MLNGKIIINTRPEASDDQIAEALCKLNATVVPMPLIEIKPIAIDKVLLRGIIQGGAFQWLIFTSKNGVDGFFDQLSKPEKLPFRIAVYGLRTAEALQEQGYSADLVNQGNTGAELLDDLIPLLRKEDKILIVTGNLAPDVLQDRLNEVVTAERLDVYHTQFVAKVPTGTMQRIAAANYDLILFTSPSGVKSFVHQVQNKVDFAHLKAASIGPSTTKALLEAGIHPCVEATTSGKKGLIHAIENYFAAERQL